One window of the Oncorhynchus mykiss isolate Arlee chromosome 5, USDA_OmykA_1.1, whole genome shotgun sequence genome contains the following:
- the ptpa gene encoding serine/threonine-protein phosphatase 2A activator, with protein MLHIYTSGEISGCTAILVNMAETEHHSGSSPEDDSPPIPVCQNFMVPKKEISMFPDMGKWKRSQAYADYMGFILTLNEGVKGKKLTCEYKVSETIEKLLALLGTLDRWIDETPPEDQPSRFGNKAYRTWYAKLDQEAEGLVAAVIPEDKVAAAPEIAVYLKEAVGNSTRIDYGTGHEAAFAIFLCCLCKIGALRVDDQLAIIFKVFDRYLVVMRKLQKTYRMEPAGSQGVWGLDDFQFLPFIWGSSQFVDHPTLEPKHFVDEKVVNENHHDYMFLECIKFINEMKTGPFAEHSNQLWNISAVPTWSKVNQGLIRMYKAECLEKFPVIQHFKFGSLISIQPVKP; from the exons atgcttcacatttatacatccggtgagaTATCTGGCTGTACCGCAATTCTTGTAAACATGGCGGAGACTGAACACCATTCAG GCTCCTCCCCCGAAGATGACTCACCACCGATCCCTGTCTGTCAGAACTTCATGGTGCCCAAAAAGGAGATCAGCATGTTTCCTGATATGGGGAAGTGGAAACGTTCCCAG GCGTATGCTGATTACATGGGATTCATTCTGACGCTGAACGAGGGAGTGAAGGGGAAGAAACTTACATGTGAATACAAAGTGTCTGAG ACCATAGAGAAGCTTCTGGCTCTGTTGGGGACTCTGGACCGCTGGATAGATGAGACCCCTCCTGAAGACCAGCCCTCTCGCTTCGGCAACAAGGCCTACAGGACTTGGTACGCCAAGCTCGACCAg GAAGCAGAGGGCCTGGTTGCAGCAGTCATCCCAGAAGACAAGGTAGCTGCGGCTCCAGAGATAGCTGTGTATTTGAAGGAGGCGGTGGGGAACTCCACCAGGATAGACTATGGAACAG GTCACGAGGCTGCCTTTGCCATCTTCCTCTGCTGTCTCTGCAAGATCGGAGCTCTCAGGGTAGATGACCAGTTGGCCATCATTTTCAAGGTGTTTGACAG GTATCTGGTGGTCATGCGCAAGCTTCAGAAAACCTACAGAATGGAGCCTGCTGGCAGCCAGGGGGTCTGGGGGTTGGATGATTTCCAATTTCTACCTTTCATATGGGGCAGCTCCCAGTTTGTAG ACCACCCCACGTTGGAGCCCAAGCACTTTGTCGATGAAAAAGTGGTCAACGAGAATCACCACGACTACATGTTCCTGGAGTGTATCAAATTCATTAATGAG atGAAAACTGGTCCGTTTGCTGAGCATTCCAATCAGCTGTGGAACATCAGCGCTGTCCCCACCTGGTCCAAAGTCAACCAGGGCCTGATCCGAATGTACAAGGCAGAG TGCTTGGAGAAGTTCCCTGTTATTCAGCACTTCAAGTTTGGCAGTCTCATCTCCATCCAGCCTGTGAAGCCCTGA